From Curtobacterium sp. MCBA15_012:
GCGGAAGTCGGTCCGGATGCCGTACGCGAGGACCGGGATGCCGTCGAGCACGGCGATCCGGAGCAGGTCGTCGACCTGTCGCGGGGTGAGGAACTGGGCCTCGTCGACGAGCACGCAGCTCACCGGTCGGACCACGCCGTCGAGCCGGTCGGACTCCGGGTCGGTCGCCCCGGCGTCGGCCACCGCGGCGCGCACGTCGTCAGCGGCACCGAACACCAGGTCGACGGACCGCGTCACCCCGAGCCGGGACACGATCGCGCCGTCGGCCTTGGTGTCGACCGACGGCTTCGCGAGCAGCACGCGCTGCCCGCGTTCCTCGTAGTTGTAGGCGGCCTGCAGCAGCCCGGTGCTCTTGCCGCTGTTCATCGCCCCGTAGCGGAAGTAGAGCTTCGCCACTACGCGAGGAACCCGTCCTCGGCCGCCCGACGGATCAGGTCGGACTTCTTCGACGCCGGACGCCCGACCTTGCTGTACTTCTCGCGGACGCGGCGCAGGTAGG
This genomic window contains:
- a CDS encoding thymidine kinase; amino-acid sequence: MAKLYFRYGAMNSGKSTGLLQAAYNYEERGQRVLLAKPSVDTKADGAIVSRLGVTRSVDLVFGAADDVRAAVADAGATDPESDRLDGVVRPVSCVLVDEAQFLTPRQVDDLLRIAVLDGIPVLAYGIRTDFRTEAFPGSARLLEVAHSLEELKTICRCGRKAVFNTRKVDGRFVFDGSQVAIDGAGVTYESLCANCYLSESGGRLDGDLGH